The Chrysemys picta bellii isolate R12L10 chromosome 5, ASM1138683v2, whole genome shotgun sequence genome includes a window with the following:
- the RBM46 gene encoding probable RNA-binding protein 46 isoform X4, which yields MRGLHAANHGKNIANMHDESTDVTNGCGKIRTGTQNEAALLALMEKTGYSMVQENGQRKFGGPPPGWEGPPPPRGCEVFVGKIPRDMYEDELVPVFERAGKIYEFRLMMEFSGENRGYAFVMYTTKEEAQLAIRILNNYEIRPGKFIGVCVSLDNCRLFIGAIPKEKKKEEILDEMKKVTEGVVDVIVYPSATDKTKNRGFAFVEYESHRAAAMARRKLIPGTFQLWGHTIQVDWADPEKEVDEETMQRVKVLYVRNLMISTTEDAIKAEFNKFKPGAVERVKKLRDYAFVHFFNREDAVAAMSIMNGKCIDGASIEVTLAKPVNKESTWRQHLNGQISPNSENILVFANKEDGHQKSLGKPANLSIRLNGQHSPSPPEIERCTYPFFPGTKLTPISMYSLKSNHFSSAVMHLDYYCNKNNWAPPEYYLYSTTSQDGKVLLVYKIVIPTIANGSQSYFMPDKLCTTLEDAKELAAQFTLLHLGPF from the exons ATGCGTGGCCTGCATGCTGCCAACCACGGTAAAA ATATTGCAAATATGCATGACGAAAGTACAGATGTAACAAATGGATGTGGCAAAATCCGAACTGGTACTCAGAATGAGGCTGCCTTACTAGCTTTGATGGAAAAGACTGGCTACAGCATGGTTCAAGAAAATGGACAAAGAAAATTTGGTGGTCCTCCACCAG GTTGGGAAGGTCCTCCCCCACCTCGTGGCTGTGAAGTTTTTGTGGGAAAGATTCCTCGTGATATGTATGAAGATGAATTAGTCCCTGTTTTTGAGAGAGCTGGGAAGATTTATGAATTCAGATTGATGATGGAATTTAGTGGTGAGAATCGAGGATATGCCTTTGTGATGTACACAACTAAAGAAGAAGCCCAGCTGGCCATAAGGATCCTTAATAATTATGAAATTCGTCCAGGAAAATTTATTGGTGTCTGTGTAAGCTTAGACAACTGCAGATTATTTATTGGAGCTATtccaaaagagaaaaagaaagaagaaatcttGGATGAAATGAAGAAAGTAACAGAAGGAGTGGTTGATGTTATTGTTTATCCAAGTGCTACTGATAAAACTAAAAACCGTGGCTTTGCCTTTGTAGAATATGAGTCTCACAGAGCTGCTGCTATGGCTAGAAGAAAACTAATTCCAG GAACGTTCCAGCTATGGGGACATACTATTCAAGTAGACTGGGCAGACCCAGAGAAAGAAGTTGATGAAGAAACAATGCAGAGGGTtaaagtgttgtatgtaagaaacTTAATGATCTCTACTACAGAGGATGCAATTAAGGCTGAATTTAACAAATTTAAGCCAGGAGCAGTTGAACGTGTAAAGAAACTGAGAGACTATGCTTTTGTTCATTTTTTCAACCGAGAGGATGCAGTTGCAGCTATGTCAATTATGAATGGAAAATGCATTGATGGTGCTAGTATTGAGGTAACACTGGCAAAACCTGTAAACAAAGAGAGCACTTGGAGACAGCATCTTAATGGTCAGATTAGTCCCAATTCTGAAAATATTCTAGTTTTTGCTAACAAGGAAGATGGTCATCAAAAATCGTTAGGAAAACCAGCAAATCTTTCAATTCGTCTTAATGGTCAGCACAGTCCAAGCCCCCCTGAAATTGAAAGGTGTACTTACCCATTTTTTCCAGGGACAAAGCTTACTCCAATTAGCATGTATTCTTTAAAATCCAATCATTTCAGTTCTGCAGTAATGCATTTGGATTATTACTGCAACAAAAATAACTGGGCACCACCGGAATATTATTTATATTCAACAACAAGTCAGGATGGAAAAGTACTCTTGGTATATAAAATAGTTATTCCTACTATTGCAAATGGATCCCAGAGTTATTTTATGCCAGACAAACTCTGCACAACATTAGAAGATGCAAAGGAATTGGCAGCCCAGTTTACATTGCTACATTTAG
- the RBM46 gene encoding probable RNA-binding protein 46 isoform X3, whose protein sequence is MRGLHAANHGKNIANMHDESTDVTNGCGKIRTGTQNEAALLALMEKTGYSMVQENGQRKFGGPPPGWEGPPPPRGCEVFVGKIPRDMYEDELVPVFERAGKIYEFRLMMEFSGENRGYAFVMYTTKEEAQLAIRILNNYEIRPGKFIGVCVSLDNCRLFIGAIPKEKKKEEILDEMKKVTEGVVDVIVYPSATDKTKNRGFAFVEYESHRAAAMARRKLIPGTFQLWGHTIQVDWADPEKEVDEETMQRVKVLYVRNLMISTTEDAIKAEFNKFKPGAVERVKKLRDYAFVHFFNREDAVAAMSIMNGKCIDGASIEVTLAKPVNKESTWRQHLNGQISPNSENILVFANKEDGHQKSLGKPANLSIRLNGQHSPSPPEIERCTYPFFPGTKLTPISMYSLKSNHFSSAVMHLDYYCNKNNWAPPEYYLYSTTSQDGKVLLVYKIVIPTIANGSQSYFMPDKLCTTLEDAKELAAQFTLLHLDREHNLISLDLCRRIWRK, encoded by the exons ATGCGTGGCCTGCATGCTGCCAACCACGGTAAAA ATATTGCAAATATGCATGACGAAAGTACAGATGTAACAAATGGATGTGGCAAAATCCGAACTGGTACTCAGAATGAGGCTGCCTTACTAGCTTTGATGGAAAAGACTGGCTACAGCATGGTTCAAGAAAATGGACAAAGAAAATTTGGTGGTCCTCCACCAG GTTGGGAAGGTCCTCCCCCACCTCGTGGCTGTGAAGTTTTTGTGGGAAAGATTCCTCGTGATATGTATGAAGATGAATTAGTCCCTGTTTTTGAGAGAGCTGGGAAGATTTATGAATTCAGATTGATGATGGAATTTAGTGGTGAGAATCGAGGATATGCCTTTGTGATGTACACAACTAAAGAAGAAGCCCAGCTGGCCATAAGGATCCTTAATAATTATGAAATTCGTCCAGGAAAATTTATTGGTGTCTGTGTAAGCTTAGACAACTGCAGATTATTTATTGGAGCTATtccaaaagagaaaaagaaagaagaaatcttGGATGAAATGAAGAAAGTAACAGAAGGAGTGGTTGATGTTATTGTTTATCCAAGTGCTACTGATAAAACTAAAAACCGTGGCTTTGCCTTTGTAGAATATGAGTCTCACAGAGCTGCTGCTATGGCTAGAAGAAAACTAATTCCAG GAACGTTCCAGCTATGGGGACATACTATTCAAGTAGACTGGGCAGACCCAGAGAAAGAAGTTGATGAAGAAACAATGCAGAGGGTtaaagtgttgtatgtaagaaacTTAATGATCTCTACTACAGAGGATGCAATTAAGGCTGAATTTAACAAATTTAAGCCAGGAGCAGTTGAACGTGTAAAGAAACTGAGAGACTATGCTTTTGTTCATTTTTTCAACCGAGAGGATGCAGTTGCAGCTATGTCAATTATGAATGGAAAATGCATTGATGGTGCTAGTATTGAGGTAACACTGGCAAAACCTGTAAACAAAGAGAGCACTTGGAGACAGCATCTTAATGGTCAGATTAGTCCCAATTCTGAAAATATTCTAGTTTTTGCTAACAAGGAAGATGGTCATCAAAAATCGTTAGGAAAACCAGCAAATCTTTCAATTCGTCTTAATGGTCAGCACAGTCCAAGCCCCCCTGAAATTGAAAGGTGTACTTACCCATTTTTTCCAGGGACAAAGCTTACTCCAATTAGCATGTATTCTTTAAAATCCAATCATTTCAGTTCTGCAGTAATGCATTTGGATTATTACTGCAACAAAAATAACTGGGCACCACCGGAATATTATTTATATTCAACAACAAGTCAGGATGGAAAAGTACTCTTGGTATATAAAATAGTTATTCCTACTATTGCAAATGGATCCCAGAGTTATTTTATGCCAGACAAACTCTGCACAACATTAGAAGATGCAAAGGAATTGGCAGCCCAGTTTACATTGCTACATTTAG
- the RBM46 gene encoding probable RNA-binding protein 46 isoform X5, with translation MRGLHAANHDIANMHDESTDVTNGCGKIRTGTQNEAALLALMEKTGYSMVQENGQRKFGGPPPGWEGPPPPRGCEVFVGKIPRDMYEDELVPVFERAGKIYEFRLMMEFSGENRGYAFVMYTTKEEAQLAIRILNNYEIRPGKFIGVCVSLDNCRLFIGAIPKEKKKEEILDEMKKVTEGVVDVIVYPSATDKTKNRGFAFVEYESHRAAAMARRKLIPGTFQLWGHTIQVDWADPEKEVDEETMQRVKVLYVRNLMISTTEDAIKAEFNKFKPGAVERVKKLRDYAFVHFFNREDAVAAMSIMNGKCIDGASIEVTLAKPVNKESTWRQHLNGQISPNSENILVFANKEDGHQKSLGKPANLSIRLNGQHSPSPPEIERCTYPFFPGTKLTPISMYSLKSNHFSSAVMHLDYYCNKNNWAPPEYYLYSTTSQDGKVLLVYKIVIPTIANGSQSYFMPDKLCTTLEDAKELAAQFTLLHLGPF, from the exons ATGCGTGGCCTGCATGCTGCCAACCACG ATATTGCAAATATGCATGACGAAAGTACAGATGTAACAAATGGATGTGGCAAAATCCGAACTGGTACTCAGAATGAGGCTGCCTTACTAGCTTTGATGGAAAAGACTGGCTACAGCATGGTTCAAGAAAATGGACAAAGAAAATTTGGTGGTCCTCCACCAG GTTGGGAAGGTCCTCCCCCACCTCGTGGCTGTGAAGTTTTTGTGGGAAAGATTCCTCGTGATATGTATGAAGATGAATTAGTCCCTGTTTTTGAGAGAGCTGGGAAGATTTATGAATTCAGATTGATGATGGAATTTAGTGGTGAGAATCGAGGATATGCCTTTGTGATGTACACAACTAAAGAAGAAGCCCAGCTGGCCATAAGGATCCTTAATAATTATGAAATTCGTCCAGGAAAATTTATTGGTGTCTGTGTAAGCTTAGACAACTGCAGATTATTTATTGGAGCTATtccaaaagagaaaaagaaagaagaaatcttGGATGAAATGAAGAAAGTAACAGAAGGAGTGGTTGATGTTATTGTTTATCCAAGTGCTACTGATAAAACTAAAAACCGTGGCTTTGCCTTTGTAGAATATGAGTCTCACAGAGCTGCTGCTATGGCTAGAAGAAAACTAATTCCAG GAACGTTCCAGCTATGGGGACATACTATTCAAGTAGACTGGGCAGACCCAGAGAAAGAAGTTGATGAAGAAACAATGCAGAGGGTtaaagtgttgtatgtaagaaacTTAATGATCTCTACTACAGAGGATGCAATTAAGGCTGAATTTAACAAATTTAAGCCAGGAGCAGTTGAACGTGTAAAGAAACTGAGAGACTATGCTTTTGTTCATTTTTTCAACCGAGAGGATGCAGTTGCAGCTATGTCAATTATGAATGGAAAATGCATTGATGGTGCTAGTATTGAGGTAACACTGGCAAAACCTGTAAACAAAGAGAGCACTTGGAGACAGCATCTTAATGGTCAGATTAGTCCCAATTCTGAAAATATTCTAGTTTTTGCTAACAAGGAAGATGGTCATCAAAAATCGTTAGGAAAACCAGCAAATCTTTCAATTCGTCTTAATGGTCAGCACAGTCCAAGCCCCCCTGAAATTGAAAGGTGTACTTACCCATTTTTTCCAGGGACAAAGCTTACTCCAATTAGCATGTATTCTTTAAAATCCAATCATTTCAGTTCTGCAGTAATGCATTTGGATTATTACTGCAACAAAAATAACTGGGCACCACCGGAATATTATTTATATTCAACAACAAGTCAGGATGGAAAAGTACTCTTGGTATATAAAATAGTTATTCCTACTATTGCAAATGGATCCCAGAGTTATTTTATGCCAGACAAACTCTGCACAACATTAGAAGATGCAAAGGAATTGGCAGCCCAGTTTACATTGCTACATTTAG